A region of the Chryseobacterium cucumeris genome:
CGCGATAGGTAACGCTTTTGCCGGAGCTGTTGTAAAGTTTTCAGGCTCCTGTGCTGCATCAGCATAAGAAACGATTTTTGCCAGAGGCTTCAATCCAAGTTCTTCCATTTTTTCTTTAGAAACAAGGATCAACGCAGAAGCTCCATCGTTCAGAGTAGATGCGTTTGCTGCTGTTACTGTTCCTTCTTCTTTTTTGAATACGGTAGGAAGTGTTGAAATTCTGTCAAAGTTTACTGCTTTGTATTCTTCATCTTCAGCAAAGATAACTGGTTCGCCTTTTCTCTGAGGAATAGAAACCGGTACAATTTCTTCGCTGAATTTACCTTCGCTCCAGGCTTTTGCAGATCTTTTATAAGATTCTACAGCGAAGTTATCCTGATCTTCTCTTGTGATATTATAGTCTGTAGCACATTTTTCTGCACATACTCCCATATGTACTTTGTTGTACACGTCTGTAAGTCCGTCAAGTACCATTCCGTCAAGCATTTTGATATCGCCTAATTTTATAGCAACTCTTGCATTGTAATAATGAGGAACTAAAGACATGTTTTCCATACCTCCTGCAACAATTACTTCTGCATCACCAGCTTTAATAGCCTGAGCTGCCATTGTTACAGCCTTCATTCCTGAAGCACAAACTTTATTGACTGTAGTAGAAGGTGTATTGATTGAAAGACCTGCTCCTAAAGCAACCTGACGAGCCGGCGCCTGGCCTTCCCCTGCCTGAAGAACATTTCCCATATAGATTTCCTGAACTTGATTAGGATCTAAACCGATTTTATCTAATGCTCCTTTTACAGCAGTTGCTCCCAGTTTTGTAGCCGGAACTGTTGATAAGCTTCCCATAAAACTCCCCATAGGCGTTCTTACTGCGGAAACAATGAATACTTCTTTCATGTATATAATTTTTATTTAGCTGAAACGGAATAAAAATCCCGTTTTTATAGTTAGAATTTATTTCACTTTTATGTATACCAGGTCAAATTGAGTCCCTTCAATTTTGGTATTCACTTT
Encoded here:
- a CDS encoding acetyl-CoA C-acyltransferase, producing the protein MKEVFIVSAVRTPMGSFMGSLSTVPATKLGATAVKGALDKIGLDPNQVQEIYMGNVLQAGEGQAPARQVALGAGLSINTPSTTVNKVCASGMKAVTMAAQAIKAGDAEVIVAGGMENMSLVPHYYNARVAIKLGDIKMLDGMVLDGLTDVYNKVHMGVCAEKCATDYNITREDQDNFAVESYKRSAKAWSEGKFSEEIVPVSIPQRKGEPVIFAEDEEYKAVNFDRISTLPTVFKKEEGTVTAANASTLNDGASALILVSKEKMEELGLKPLAKIVSYADAAQEPENFTTAPAKALPIALKKAGLEVSDIDFFEFNEAFSVVGLANNKILGLDAAKVNVNGGAVALGHPLGSSGSRIIVTLINVLKQNNAKYGAAAICNGGGGASAIVIENV